The Methylococcus sp. Mc7 genomic sequence AATCTGGTCGAAGACGCCGCCGTCGGCGAAGTGGGTCTGTTGCGCCTTGTCCCAGCCGCCGAACACTTCGTCGATGGTGAACAGTTGGACGGGGGCGAAATCCTTGGCGTGCTTGGCCAGCACCGCCTGGTCGCGCGGCCGGTAGTGGTGCTTGGCCGCCAGTTCCTGGCCCTCCGGGCTGTACAGGTATTCCAGATAAGCCTTGGCGACGTCGCCGGTACCGCGTTGGCGGGCGATGGTATCGACGACGGTGACCGTGGGTTCGGCCAGGATGCCGATGGACGGCGTGACGATCTCGAAGTTGTCGGCGCCGTATTCTTTCAGAATGAGGTAGGCCTCGTTTTCCCAGGTGATCAGCGCGTCGCCGATTTCGCGCTCGGCGAAGGTGATGGTCGAGCCGCGGGCGCCGGTGTCGAGCACGGCGGCATTCTTGTAGATCTTCCCGACCAGATCCCGTGCGGCTTGCTCGTTGCCGTATTTCTTCAGGGCGTAGCCCCAGGCCGCCAGATAGTTCCAGCGCGCACCGCCCGAGGTCTTTGGATTGGGCGTCACCACCGACACGCCGGTTTTGCCCAGATCGTCCCAGTCCTTGATGCCCAGCGGGTTGCCCTTGCGCACCAGGAACACCATGGTGGAAGTGTAGGGCGCGCTGTTGTGGGGCAGCTTGGACTGCCAGTCCGATGAGATCAACTTGCGCTTCTCGTGCAATTGGTGCACGTCGTAGGCCAGGGCCAGGGTGACGACGTCGGCGTCCAGGCCGTCGATCACCGCCCGGGCCTGTTTGCCGGATCCGCCGTGGGATTGCTGAATGCTCACACTGTCCCCGGTTTTTGCTTTCCAATATTTTGCAAAGGCTTCATTGTAATCCTGGTAAAACTCCCTGGTTGGATCATAAGATACATTGAGAAGGACAACTTTTTCGGCAAACGCTTCCGCGCTGAACAGCAAGAAGATTACCGGCAGTACCTTCGCGAAGGTCATAGAAAACCGCGATTTCATAATGTCGACTCCTGTTGGATCGATTGAATCAGCTTCGATTTCTTTAGAAGCCAAGCTGGATACGGGTTTGCCAAACTTTTTCAGTCTCGCGGCTTGCGATGACTGGGGTAAGCGCTCCCGATTGGTTGTAGATGCCGGCGCCATCGTTGAAGTTGGTTTGTGAGTAATCAGCCATTAGTTTGAAATTAGGGTTCAGCCACCAGTTGATGCCCAACGCCCAGGTTGTGGCGTCCGATACCGACCGGCGCGGATCTGCGAATGGATATATCGGCTTCGAGTCGGTCCCGACATTTTTGAATATGTCATTGTCGAAATCGATATGGCTCCACCGCGCCGCCACCTGAAAGGCGCCCCAGTTGCCTGAGAGAGGATCGAATGGATGCCGAGGTCTGAGTCCCTGGTTCAGGAAGGTATTTTCCTCACCTGTCAGCACATAAGACGCTGTAACGTTCCACGCTTGGTCACTCTGGGTCAGCTCGTGGTCATTGTTAGTGATGAAGTTCTTGACGGTCTGATTGGCGACAACTTGGCTCGAAAACGCGTATTCACCAACCAGTTGGAACGGTCCCCATATCCAATAGCCTTGCGGATACACGCGATATTGGGTTCCATCGCCGCGTGCTGCGCTGTTGTACACAAAAATGTTGTTCAGCCCTGGGCTTTGATAATTCGACAACTGATCGTCGTTTTGTTGTCCCCAGGTTCCGGCTATGCCTATCCCTAAACCCTCCAGTGGCTGGATACCAGTGTTCAGGAAGGGATGGGAAAAGATTCGGCCTTCGACGACCTTCGAGTCATTGGTATCGCTGTCGATATTGCCGTTGTTTCTGGAACCGTCAAATACACCTACTTGGTAGCTGAAGAAATCCGGATACTGGAACATCGGGAAATTACCCCCATGGGTCTTGTTGCGCTCAAGGGGTGAGAAATGAGTTTCATAGCCTGGCTTGTCGAATTCGCCGTGTAGCATAAAGCCGATTTCGCGGTTGGGCGCGAGCTGCGTAGGGAAAGCGCGCTCAATGAACGGCAGCGCCGTGGCACTCTGCAATCGCTCGAGACTAACGGGTGCCTTGAATTTTCCCCCGGCCAGACTCGCTTCACGGAAATAGCGGAAATCCAGATAGGCGTCGAACAGGCGAGTGGTGCCCATGCCGAAATCAGGCATGATGCGATAGTCGAACCATTTCCACACGGTGCCTTCGATGATGGGGCGCACGCGGCGCATGTAAAATCGGTCCACATAGCCGTCGCCATTTGAATTGGTCGAATCGCTTGCTTGGTCGTCACCCATGTAAAAGCTGCCGTCGGCTTGAATGAGGGCTCGCAGGTACAAGATGAAATTCTCGTCATTCGAGACGACTTTGAGGCCTTGGGTACCCAGTTCCACGTTTTTGGGCAATTTTGCCCATTTCGCATCCGCCGTCTCCTTCTCGACTTCGAGTTTGCGTTCTATTAACTTGACCTTCTGGTCGATCTTCTTGATGTCCGGAGCCGGGGCGGCGGTTGCGGCGGCTTGTTTCGAAGTGGCCGCATCCAGGGCGTCCAACGCCTTCTCGAGCTTGGCTTCGAGCT encodes the following:
- a CDS encoding sulfate ABC transporter substrate-binding protein, with the protein product MTFAKVLPVIFLLFSAEAFAEKVVLLNVSYDPTREFYQDYNEAFAKYWKAKTGDSVSIQQSHGGSGKQARAVIDGLDADVVTLALAYDVHQLHEKRKLISSDWQSKLPHNSAPYTSTMVFLVRKGNPLGIKDWDDLGKTGVSVVTPNPKTSGGARWNYLAAWGYALKKYGNEQAARDLVGKIYKNAAVLDTGARGSTITFAEREIGDALITWENEAYLILKEYGADNFEIVTPSIGILAEPTVTVVDTIARQRGTGDVAKAYLEYLYSPEGQELAAKHHYRPRDQAVLAKHAKDFAPVQLFTIDEVFGGWDKAQQTHFADGGVFDQIYSSK
- a CDS encoding OprO/OprP family phosphate-selective porin — translated: MYKKKALTLAVTTLTSLNVTNLNAKTHQDRVDALEARVHELEAKLEKALDALDAATSKQAAATAAPAPDIKKIDQKVKLIERKLEVEKETADAKWAKLPKNVELGTQGLKVVSNDENFILYLRALIQADGSFYMGDDQASDSTNSNGDGYVDRFYMRRVRPIIEGTVWKWFDYRIMPDFGMGTTRLFDAYLDFRYFREASLAGGKFKAPVSLERLQSATALPFIERAFPTQLAPNREIGFMLHGEFDKPGYETHFSPLERNKTHGGNFPMFQYPDFFSYQVGVFDGSRNNGNIDSDTNDSKVVEGRIFSHPFLNTGIQPLEGLGIGIAGTWGQQNDDQLSNYQSPGLNNIFVYNSAARGDGTQYRVYPQGYWIWGPFQLVGEYAFSSQVVANQTVKNFITNNDHELTQSDQAWNVTASYVLTGEENTFLNQGLRPRHPFDPLSGNWGAFQVAARWSHIDFDNDIFKNVGTDSKPIYPFADPRRSVSDATTWALGINWWLNPNFKLMADYSQTNFNDGAGIYNQSGALTPVIASRETEKVWQTRIQLGF